One Mycobacteroides salmoniphilum DNA segment encodes these proteins:
- a CDS encoding PDR/VanB family oxidoreductase — MVDGRLSRLATGLLKPYTGEPPPGLYRVNRPDALIRIAGATVPHFISLVMRLGGDRELPELPHAANRRTVRVADRTVLARGTAVVQLALATDDGEPLPCWHPGAHIDVHLPSGLTRQYSLCGDPQQPREYRIAVRRIENGGGGSVEMHGLEVGQRVDISDPRNAFMLALPGAASRASSLRFIAGGIGITPILPMVRAAERLGVPWTLCYTGRNRDSLPFMGELLAFGDKVRVRTDDQDGLPCAAELLDETDERTAVYMCGPPLMMQSVFRDIPQGVELHAERFSPPLVADGMEFEVELARTGDVLTVAPQQTALDALRAARPNMGYSCRQGFCGTCVQRVLSGDIEHRDGTLTEQQRAAGHMLVCVSRAVSAGARIVVDL, encoded by the coding sequence ATGGTTGACGGTCGATTGTCACGGCTCGCAACGGGTCTGCTCAAGCCGTACACGGGTGAACCACCCCCTGGGCTCTACCGGGTCAACCGCCCGGACGCCTTGATTCGCATAGCGGGTGCGACAGTCCCGCACTTTATTTCGTTGGTCATGCGTCTTGGCGGCGATCGTGAACTGCCCGAACTTCCGCACGCCGCAAACCGGCGGACAGTGCGAGTAGCGGATCGCACGGTGCTCGCCCGTGGCACGGCGGTTGTGCAGCTGGCGCTTGCGACCGATGACGGTGAACCATTGCCGTGTTGGCATCCGGGGGCGCACATCGACGTCCACCTTCCGTCTGGGCTAACGCGTCAATACTCGCTATGCGGTGATCCGCAGCAACCGCGTGAGTATCGAATTGCGGTGCGTCGCATCGAGAATGGCGGCGGCGGATCCGTGGAAATGCACGGGTTGGAGGTAGGTCAACGAGTCGATATCAGCGATCCCCGCAATGCCTTCATGCTGGCATTGCCCGGAGCGGCCTCGCGGGCCAGTAGTCTCCGCTTCATCGCCGGCGGTATCGGCATTACTCCGATCCTGCCCATGGTTCGGGCAGCCGAGCGCCTCGGCGTGCCCTGGACCTTGTGCTACACGGGTCGGAACCGAGACAGCCTGCCGTTCATGGGTGAATTGCTTGCGTTCGGAGATAAGGTTCGGGTGCGCACCGACGACCAGGACGGGCTACCTTGTGCCGCTGAGCTTCTCGACGAAACAGATGAACGAACGGCGGTCTACATGTGTGGTCCGCCGCTGATGATGCAGTCGGTGTTCCGAGACATCCCGCAGGGCGTCGAGTTACATGCCGAGCGATTCTCGCCGCCACTTGTCGCCGACGGTATGGAGTTCGAGGTGGAGCTGGCGCGTACCGGAGACGTGCTCACCGTCGCGCCGCAGCAGACTGCACTGGACGCACTTCGGGCCGCGCGGCCAAACATGGGGTATTCCTGCCGGCAAGGGTTCTGCGGGACGTGCGTACAGCGTGTGCTGTCCGGTGATATCGAGCATCGCGACGGCACCCTCACCGAGCAGCAGCGGGCCGCGGGCCACATGTTGGTGTGCGTATCTCGAGCCGTATCTGCGGGTGCCCGGATTGTGGTGGACCTCTAG